The genomic interval TCGACGAGGCTCAGTCGGCAAGTGGGCCAAACGCTTTCGCCTCTGACACCCGTGGCAATCCCTTGGCTTGGTATGTGAAAGGACTTGCCGCATTGATCTCGATCTTTGTCTGCTTGAACATCGTTTCTGCAGTTTTGCTTTTCAAGCAAAAACTGCGATCGTTCTCGCTTGCTGTCTCAGGAGTCAACTGCTTGCACGCTCCCATCGGTACTGCACTAGGGGTGGTCACATTTCTAGTGCTGTTCAGGCCAAGCGTACGCAGTCTGTATAGCGAGAATCCGTTGCATCCAGCGTCGGCAGAACCCTGAAATGCTCACTGTGCGTATATCAGCAGCCGACGCTCTTTTTGTGGCTTCTTGTGTTTTTCGTGGCTCACCTGGTTCGCTGATCCTTGCCAAAGAGTGTTTGCCACAACAAGCACGAAACAACGCGAGAATGGGTGCTCTCGGAAAAGGAGCCGACGACCGCTGATACCTGGAAACACAGACAGAAGTCGCAAAGGAAGCGGGACTGGAACCAGCAAAAGCAATCCCGACGTACGATCTCGACCTGACACTACGCCCTGTCTGACACCGGGCAGGCGGTTTGAGATAAAATCGTTTTGAGGCCGATTGGACGTTCCGATCCAAGTCCGTTGTACGAATAGCCCTCAAAACCGAAGCGTCAACAAAACATGTGGACATGCCCGCATTGCGACGGCACGACGGATGACGAATTCCGGATCTGTTGGACGTGCAGAATCCCGCGAGGGAAACCTGCCGACTTTCACGAGCGTGCTCCGGTTCGACGGGATTTCCACACCGCTTCACCTGAATCGCCTGACGCGAGCTTGCAGACGATGCTTCCTGCCGCGGAGGTTCAAACGCGAGTCATTTGCGTACTCCAGGGACTTACTTCTGTCGTGATGGCAGCAATATCCATCTGGTGTTTCTCAATCCTAAACACGCAGCCAAGAGCGTTTGCGACATACTTCAGCACAGTCTCGTCAAGCAGGGCCGAATTGCTTACCGCTGTTTGGAACGCAACCGTTTTGCATTTGATCGTCTCGCTTCTTGCCTTGGCAGCAGCCGCATGTATCTGCTGTCGACGTGCTTACTGGTTCTGCATCGTCGTTTTTGCGATGGAGTTCTTGGTCTGGCCATTCGGAGCACTCGTAGCTCTCGTTTCGTTCGCAGTGTTCTTGCAACCTGCTGTGATCGATTCATTGCTGCGTGGCCGAACCGAATACCAGCAAGAGATTTCCTCAGAACTGGCGGAACAAGGATGAAGTTGAAACGCGTCTATTTGCTTCCCTTCTTTGTGTAGGCCAATTGCATGAATTTGGTTTCCTCGCCGCCTTGAAGCGTGATGTACATGGTCATCACACGTTTCCCATCCTTGTAGACGGTCGTCATCCTGTGCTTGGCCGGATTGCCGTCCATGCCGGGCGCCATTCCGACAAGCGTCATGGTCTTTGTTTCTTTGTCATACTCACCTTTCAGGTGCATCATCCCAGGACTGAGAGAATCCACCCAAGTGCCAACGTATTTCTTTGTTTCGGGATCGTAGCCAGTGCTTCCGTGGCCCTTGAAATCCAGTCCCATCATTTTCCCTTCAAAGTCGCTGATCAGCCAAAAGTTGCCCAGCATCTTGTTGGATTCGGTGCCCCGGGTGACTTCAGGAGTTCCACTTGCGTAATTGGTGATTTCGACATCCCAATCCCCAACATCTTCTCCAA from Stieleria varia carries:
- a CDS encoding DUF1579 domain-containing protein encodes the protein MKNSIKQLTFLFGFMMIPYGLIGANAFAQIPAAGQEYDVLGEDVGDWDVEITNYASGTPEVTRGTESNKMLGNFWLISDFEGKMMGLDFKGHGSTGYDPETKKYVGTWVDSLSPGMMHLKGEYDKETKTMTLVGMAPGMDGNPAKHRMTTVYKDGKRVMTMYITLQGGEETKFMQLAYTKKGSK